One segment of Acropora muricata isolate sample 2 chromosome 8, ASM3666990v1, whole genome shotgun sequence DNA contains the following:
- the LOC136926070 gene encoding LOW QUALITY PROTEIN: 5'-3' exoribonuclease 1-like (The sequence of the model RefSeq protein was modified relative to this genomic sequence to represent the inferred CDS: inserted 1 base in 1 codon) gives MGVPKFYRWVSDRYPCLSQVIEEHQVLFRIIKPEKVFFMAVDGVAPRAKMNQQRGRRFRSAKEAEDNIRKAIEKGQILPKEERFDSNCITPGTPFMVRLHEQLKXFVNYKISTDLAWQGLKIYLSGHETPGEGEHKIMEFIRSEKIRPDYDPNTRHCLYGLDADLIMLGLSSHEPHFSLLREEVRFGKAAKRITKPEKTTFHLLHLSLFREYLDWEFSPLKIALKYASKPLFIVNAAAAVSVIFTRCCH, from the exons ATGGGAGTTCCGAAATTTTATCGGTGGGTTAGCGACCGCTATCCGTGTCTGAGTCAAGTCATCGAGGAGCATCAG GTGCTTTTTCGCATAATCAAGCCAGAGAAGGTGTTTTTCATGGCTGTTGATGGGGTGGCTCCTCGAGCAAAGATGAATCAGCAAAGGGGCAGACGATTTCG TTCTGCCAAAGAAGCAGAGGACAACATCCGTAAAGCAATAGAAAAGGGACAGATTTTACCAAAAGAAGAAAGATTTGATTCAAACTGCATTACTCCCG GTACTCCTTTCATGGTTCGACTTCATGAGCAGTTGA TTTTTGTGAATTACAAGATTTCTACTGATCTTGCTTGGCAAGGATTAAAGATTTACCTTTCTGGACACGAG ACGCCAGGTGAAGGTGAACACAAGATTATGGAGTTCATCAGATCGGAGAAGATTCGCCCAGACTATGATCCTAACACAAGACATTGTTTATATGGCTTGGATGCAGACTTG ATTATGCTTGGGTTATCATCCCATGAGCCACActtttctctacttcgagaagaAGTAAGATTTGGAAAAGcagcaaaaag GATAACCAAGCCTGAAAAGACCACATTTCATCTTCTTCACTTGTCTTTATTCAGAGAATACCTTGACTGGGAATTTAGTCCACTTAAG ATAGCCCTGAAATACGCAtcaaaacctttatttataGTTAATGCTGCTGCGGCTGTTTCAGTCATCTTTACTCGGTGCTGTCACTGA
- the LOC136926068 gene encoding transmembrane protein 101-like — protein MGSLERTVRILDALGLFIVTRFPFIELFLLLMATGDQAEKTPIGKITNFRDTLRKEYFHVYVSAFVFFVCGIGMTMDFKRRQCGFAAVIHELVYAVITLYQQKNRSEYLIVRIATRTVAVCAGYLFVTGRLLDSERGRTKVMQALQVARQILAFYLFCCAYMVWISGEDRLAHIKNIPGCVVMIYIVIALYAIPGICIYGGYEAGYFGRIVALLLVIITVLVDYNTKYWIRSSAHVDFWCQIQHASRNISVIGSLLLLARIRLW, from the exons ATGGGCTCTTTAGAGAGGACGGTTCGTATCCTAGATGCTTTGGGCCTTTTCATCGTCACACGATTTCCATTCATTgaattatttttgcttcttATGGCCACTGGAGATCAAGCAGAAAAAACACCGATCGGAAAGATCACAAACTTCAGAGACACGCTAAGAAAAGAATACTTTCATGTGTACGTCAGTGCGTTCGTCTTCTTTGTTTGTGGAATAGGCATGACTATGGATTTTAAAAGAAGACAATGTGGATTTGCTGCTGTTATCCATGAGTTAGTTTATGCTGTGATCACTCTTTACCAACAAAAGAATCGTTCGGAATATTTGATC GTTAGGATTGCCACAAGGACAGTGGCAGTATGTGCAGGGTACCTTTTTGTCACTGGTAGATTACTTGATAGTGAGAGAGGTCGCACAAAGGTGATGCAAGCTTTGCAAGTAGCTCGTCAGATCCTTGCATTCTATCTCTTCTGCTGTGCTTACATGGTGTGGATTAGTGGAGAGGACAGACTTGCTCACATCAAGAATATCCCTGGTTGTGTGGTCATGATCTACATTGTAATTGCTCTATATGCCATTCCTGGAATTTGTATTTATGGGGGATACGAAGCTGGTTATTTTGGACGTATTGTTGCATTGCTCTTGGTTATTATCACAGTTTTAGTTGATTATAATACAAAGTACTGGATCCGAAGTTCTGCCCATGTGGACTTTTGGTGTCAAATACAACATGCTTCTAGGAACATTTCTGTAATTGGATCGTTGCTTCTTTTAGCAAGAATCAGACTTTGGTAA